A single Sutterella megalosphaeroides DNA region contains:
- a CDS encoding citrate transporter — translation MEGGFGTIVAQGVMLGTLFLMITGKTPLYLTAIIGASLSATIAGIPLTGEAPLTVAKLLVSGLNPVLVDMTGILLFIGVLKSTGYLDIVVRDVVRIGDRLGGGVGVAVAGGLAAGCIGALTGFTQPVVTAIVTAPAAVRLGVTPNKTAGIIAHAGHIGNLAGFTHPTQVAILATAGVGYGLFNVLGLVVGLSVFAASAWRASRALRLSGFSVDPAAHGAVLREIASRSPTDSSVRAFFPFLVLCAGFIAGLPVFLVGVLAAVVTMLLSGAPARKAEADMIRGVGLVATPLVATLGFLFLSNVIREIGLVDVLAGIVEPLVSAAPVTVMFAVACVTAFVTQSYGASVAVIVPFLQIVLEAGADPFDAAFAAASGAAVIQCFLTGGPVAALSTVVPVTPGAELKEANAFQRPSILFGTGVALAITMVLTLL, via the coding sequence ATGGAAGGAGGCTTTGGAACGATCGTCGCTCAGGGCGTCATGCTCGGGACGCTCTTTTTGATGATCACCGGCAAAACGCCGCTTTATCTCACCGCCATTATCGGCGCGTCGCTCTCGGCGACGATTGCGGGAATTCCGCTCACGGGCGAGGCGCCGCTCACGGTCGCAAAGCTCCTTGTTTCCGGGCTCAATCCGGTGCTCGTCGACATGACGGGGATTCTGCTTTTTATCGGCGTACTCAAATCGACGGGTTACCTTGACATCGTGGTGCGCGACGTCGTTCGGATCGGCGACCGACTCGGGGGCGGCGTGGGCGTAGCCGTCGCGGGCGGCCTCGCCGCGGGCTGCATCGGAGCGCTCACGGGTTTTACGCAGCCCGTGGTGACCGCGATCGTGACGGCGCCCGCCGCCGTGCGCCTCGGCGTGACGCCCAACAAAACGGCCGGGATCATCGCGCATGCCGGACACATCGGCAACCTGGCGGGCTTCACTCACCCGACCCAGGTAGCGATTCTTGCGACGGCCGGCGTCGGCTACGGACTCTTCAACGTGCTCGGGCTCGTCGTCGGTCTCTCGGTTTTCGCCGCCTCGGCCTGGAGAGCCTCTCGCGCCCTCCGGCTCTCGGGCTTTTCGGTCGACCCCGCCGCGCACGGTGCCGTGCTGCGCGAAATCGCCTCGCGTTCCCCGACCGATTCTTCCGTTCGGGCGTTTTTCCCGTTTCTCGTTCTCTGCGCGGGTTTTATTGCGGGGCTGCCCGTTTTCCTCGTGGGGGTGCTCGCCGCCGTGGTGACGATGCTCCTCTCGGGGGCGCCCGCCCGCAAGGCCGAAGCCGACATGATCCGGGGCGTCGGGCTTGTTGCCACGCCGCTCGTCGCCACGCTCGGGTTTCTCTTTTTGTCGAACGTCATTCGCGAAATCGGTCTCGTCGACGTGCTTGCGGGCATTGTCGAACCGCTCGTTTCGGCTGCGCCCGTGACGGTAATGTTTGCCGTAGCGTGCGTGACGGCTTTCGTGACTCAGTCCTACGGGGCGTCGGTGGCCGTGATCGTTCCTTTTCTCCAAATCGTGCTCGAGGCCGGAGCCGATCCTTTCGACGCGGCGTTTGCCGCGGCTTCCGGGGCGGCCGTCATCCAATGCTTCCTCACGGGCGGTCCCGTTGCGGCACTCTCGACCGTCGTGCCCGTGACGCCCGGGGCCGAGCTCAAGGAAGCCAATGCGTTTCAGCGCCCGTCGATTCTCTTCGGGACCGGCGTGGCACTGGCGATCACGATGGTGCTGACGCTTCTCTGA
- a CDS encoding anaerobic ribonucleoside-triphosphate reductase activating protein, producing the protein MTHCGSCDSRDVAPSRPAGALRVAGITPFTTIDFPGKLSAVVFVQGCPWRCAYCHNPWMQSRDFAPELEHGSWEEVERLLARRRGLLDGVVFSGGEPTIDPALPEAVRRVREWGFAAGLHTGGAYPARLAEILPDLEWVGLDVKASPDAPDKFEAVVGAKGAYARFLDAFRLVRDSGVRFECRTTAHPDYLANDDLLQLARWLEREKVENFALQIYRRPPGLIAPFGSVGDDYPSEEARAALRGAVKHYVERRN; encoded by the coding sequence ATGACGCATTGCGGATCGTGCGATTCGCGCGACGTCGCCCCGAGCCGCCCGGCCGGGGCGCTTCGCGTTGCGGGTATCACCCCCTTTACGACGATCGACTTCCCGGGAAAACTCTCGGCGGTCGTGTTCGTGCAGGGCTGCCCCTGGCGGTGCGCATACTGCCACAATCCCTGGATGCAGTCGCGCGACTTTGCGCCGGAGCTCGAACACGGCTCCTGGGAGGAGGTCGAGCGGCTTCTCGCCCGACGCCGCGGCCTTTTGGACGGCGTTGTCTTTTCGGGCGGCGAACCCACGATCGATCCGGCGCTTCCCGAAGCCGTGCGGCGCGTGCGGGAATGGGGCTTCGCGGCGGGGCTTCACACGGGAGGCGCTTATCCCGCGCGCCTCGCGGAGATTCTCCCCGATCTCGAGTGGGTGGGCCTCGACGTGAAAGCCTCGCCCGACGCGCCCGATAAGTTCGAGGCCGTTGTGGGCGCAAAGGGGGCGTACGCGCGCTTTCTCGACGCTTTTCGCCTCGTGCGCGACTCGGGCGTTCGCTTCGAATGCCGCACGACCGCGCATCCCGATTACCTCGCAAACGACGACCTCCTGCAACTTGCCCGCTGGCTCGAACGGGAAAAGGTCGAAAACTTCGCCCTTCAGATCTACCGACGTCCTCCGGGGCTGATCGCCCCCTTCGGCTCGGTCGGGGACGACTACCCTTCGGAAGAAGCCCGCGCGGCGCTGCGAGGGGCGGTGAAGCACTACGTCGAGCGGCGCAACTGA
- the nrdD gene encoding anaerobic ribonucleoside-triphosphate reductase encodes MTETTKNETLELKDSERQPCEVWTRVMGYHRPVQSFNIGKKGEFEERVCFTESSARAHETHRDAK; translated from the coding sequence ATGACTGAAACGACGAAAAACGAAACGCTCGAACTCAAGGATTCCGAACGCCAGCCCTGCGAAGTCTGGACCCGCGTGATGGGTTACCACCGCCCGGTGCAGAGCTTCAACATCGGCAAGAAGGGCGAATTCGAAGAGCGCGTCTGCTTTACCGAATCGAGCGCTCGCGCCCACGAAACGCACCGCGACGCGAAATGA
- a CDS encoding ribonucleoside triphosphate reductase, with protein sequence MENTVRPKHLLKRDGSVREFDVEKIVSAVARAGKATREFDAERAREIVETIVMKRLGDVRSGRTLHVEEVQDAVEHALFEAGCFTTLRAYIVYRESRAKVRNAKQSWVNVESSINEYLDQIDWRVNANANQGYSLGGLILNVSGKVVANYWLSYIYPQEVGRAHREADIHIHDLDMLSGYCAGWSLRTLLQEGLNGVAGKVEANPPKHLSSATGQIVNFLGTMQNEWAGAQAFSSFDTYLAPYIRKDNLPYEEVLQCIQELIYNLNVPSRWGTQTPFTNLTFDWTCPEDLKPQRPIIGGEEMPFTYGDLQAEMDMINRAYIEVMMKGDAKGRVFTFPIPTYNITPDFDWTSENATRLFDMTARYGLPYFQNFINSELKPNMIRSMCCRLQLDLRELLKRGNGLFGSAEQTGSLGVVTVNCARLGYLFKGDREGLFARLDYLLDLAKTSLEIKRKVIQHHIDQGLFPYTKRYLGTLRNHFSTIGVNGINEMIRNYTDDAEDITTEKGHAFALEFLDHVRARLVAFQEETDHMYNLEATPAEGTTYRFAKEDRKRFPDILQAGTTSNPYYTNSSQLPVNFTDDPFEALERQDDLQRKYTGGTVLHLYMNEALSSPEACRDLVRRALTRFRLPYITVTPTFSICPKHGYLSGRHDFCPKCDAELIAKKRREAHAEAAS encoded by the coding sequence ATGGAAAATACGGTTCGACCGAAGCACCTTTTGAAGCGGGACGGCTCCGTGCGGGAATTCGACGTGGAAAAAATCGTCTCGGCCGTGGCGCGTGCCGGCAAGGCCACGCGGGAGTTCGACGCCGAGCGCGCCCGAGAGATCGTGGAGACGATCGTGATGAAGCGTCTCGGGGACGTGCGCTCCGGCCGGACGCTTCACGTCGAGGAGGTGCAGGATGCGGTCGAGCATGCGCTTTTCGAAGCGGGGTGCTTCACGACGCTGCGCGCCTACATCGTCTATCGCGAATCCCGCGCCAAGGTGCGCAACGCCAAGCAGAGCTGGGTGAACGTCGAAAGTTCCATCAACGAGTACCTCGATCAGATCGACTGGCGTGTCAACGCGAACGCCAACCAGGGCTATTCGTTGGGGGGGCTCATTCTGAACGTCTCCGGTAAGGTCGTGGCCAACTACTGGTTGAGTTACATCTACCCGCAGGAAGTCGGTCGCGCGCACCGCGAAGCGGACATCCACATCCACGATCTCGACATGCTTTCGGGCTACTGCGCGGGCTGGTCCCTGCGTACGCTCCTTCAGGAGGGCCTGAACGGCGTCGCGGGGAAGGTCGAAGCCAATCCCCCGAAGCACTTGTCGTCCGCGACGGGCCAGATCGTCAACTTCCTCGGCACGATGCAAAACGAATGGGCGGGCGCGCAGGCCTTTTCGTCCTTCGACACGTACCTCGCTCCCTACATCCGCAAGGACAACCTTCCCTACGAAGAAGTCCTTCAGTGCATTCAGGAGTTGATCTACAACCTCAACGTGCCTTCGCGCTGGGGGACGCAGACACCCTTTACGAACCTCACCTTCGACTGGACGTGCCCGGAAGACCTGAAGCCGCAGCGCCCGATCATCGGCGGCGAAGAAATGCCCTTCACGTACGGGGACCTTCAGGCCGAAATGGACATGATCAACCGCGCGTACATCGAAGTGATGATGAAGGGCGACGCGAAGGGACGCGTGTTCACGTTCCCGATCCCGACCTACAACATCACGCCCGACTTCGATTGGACGAGCGAAAACGCGACGCGCCTCTTCGACATGACGGCGCGCTACGGGTTGCCGTATTTCCAGAATTTCATCAATTCGGAATTGAAGCCGAACATGATCCGCTCGATGTGTTGCCGGTTGCAGCTCGACCTGCGGGAGTTGCTTAAGCGCGGCAACGGCCTTTTCGGCTCGGCCGAGCAAACCGGGTCGCTCGGTGTCGTGACCGTCAACTGCGCTCGCCTCGGGTACCTCTTCAAGGGGGACCGCGAGGGGCTCTTCGCGCGCCTCGACTACCTGCTTGATCTGGCGAAGACGAGCCTTGAAATCAAGCGCAAGGTCATCCAGCACCACATCGACCAGGGGCTCTTCCCCTATACGAAGCGCTACCTCGGGACGCTGCGCAACCATTTCTCGACGATCGGCGTCAACGGCATCAACGAAATGATCCGCAACTACACGGACGATGCCGAAGACATCACGACGGAAAAGGGGCACGCGTTCGCGCTCGAATTTCTCGATCACGTGCGTGCGCGGCTCGTCGCCTTCCAGGAAGAGACGGACCATATGTACAACCTTGAGGCCACCCCCGCCGAAGGAACGACCTACCGCTTCGCGAAAGAAGACCGCAAGCGTTTCCCCGACATTTTGCAGGCGGGTACGACCTCGAACCCCTACTACACGAACAGCTCGCAGCTTCCCGTCAACTTCACGGACGACCCCTTCGAGGCGCTCGAACGTCAGGACGACCTGCAGCGCAAGTATACGGGCGGCACGGTGTTGCACCTCTACATGAACGAGGCGCTCTCTTCGCCCGAGGCGTGCCGCGACCTCGTGCGCCGCGCGCTCACGCGCTTCCGTCTCCCCTACATCACCGTGACGCCCACGTTCTCGATCTGCCCGAAGCACGGGTACCTTTCCGGCCGCCACGACTTCTGCCCGAAGTGCGACGCGGAGCTGATCGCGAAGAAGCGCCGCGAAGCGCACGCCGAAGCGGCCAGCTGA
- a CDS encoding AMP-dependent synthetase/ligase: MIDEENYGGRERVKALDLLTTLPELLTHHLDKRPDDTAYKQWDASTKSWRDISFKETFDEVLRWRHAFAGLGLARGARVAMLLPNCVDAVYFDQSALSNALVPVPLHAIDTPKSSAYILNDSGAEVLVTNKKLKWKGIREAAETPNLKLVVITDDEDADDETGPIPVLSLATWLERTPRAPLPEGPKATDLACLVYTSGTTGNPKGVMLTHRNILSNVRGVLRSLHPDEHETLLSFLPLSHTFERTTSYYLALGLGYTTAFNRSIATLSEDLKTIRPTVLMSVPRVYEMIYGKLRDGLAKKPAYVRYLFDWAVEAGWRRFCRQNGLPVEPSGRAWLDPFVAGFLDRKIGKTLRAVFGDRIHLYISGGAALSTPVAKVFLALGVDIFQGYGMTETSPIIAVNREGSNHPNTVGPALENLEVRLGDGGELQVRGPSVMQGYWNREDATRAIFTDDGWLKTGDVAEIYSDGHIRITGRIKEIIVTSTGEKVPPSDLEAAIETDRLFAQTMVVGDDKPYIAALAVVNPEAFKALCDELGLDPDDDASLDAKPVRQAALKRIKLATSGFPNYGVPRQVKLLREPWSIDNGLLTPTLKLKRNIIRQRYVDEIDALYDLVAK, encoded by the coding sequence ATGATCGACGAAGAAAACTACGGCGGCCGCGAGCGCGTCAAAGCGCTCGACCTCCTCACCACGCTCCCCGAACTGCTCACCCATCATCTCGACAAGCGTCCCGACGATACGGCCTACAAGCAGTGGGATGCCTCGACGAAGAGCTGGCGCGACATCTCCTTCAAGGAAACGTTCGACGAAGTGCTGCGTTGGCGCCACGCCTTCGCGGGGCTCGGTCTCGCGCGCGGCGCCCGCGTGGCGATGCTCCTGCCCAACTGCGTCGACGCCGTCTACTTCGACCAGTCGGCGCTCTCGAACGCGCTTGTTCCCGTGCCGCTGCACGCGATCGACACGCCCAAGTCCTCGGCCTACATCCTGAACGACTCGGGCGCCGAAGTGCTCGTGACGAACAAGAAGCTCAAGTGGAAGGGGATCCGCGAAGCGGCCGAGACGCCGAACCTCAAGCTCGTGGTAATCACGGACGACGAGGATGCGGACGACGAAACGGGGCCGATTCCCGTTCTGAGTCTTGCGACGTGGCTCGAGCGCACGCCCCGCGCGCCGTTGCCCGAAGGGCCCAAGGCGACGGACCTCGCCTGCCTCGTCTATACGTCGGGCACGACCGGGAACCCGAAGGGCGTGATGCTCACGCACCGCAACATCCTCTCGAACGTGCGCGGCGTTCTGCGCTCGCTCCACCCGGACGAGCACGAAACGCTCCTTTCCTTCCTGCCGCTCTCGCACACGTTCGAGCGCACGACCTCCTACTACCTCGCGCTCGGTCTCGGGTACACGACCGCCTTCAACCGCTCGATCGCGACGCTCTCGGAAGACCTGAAGACGATCCGTCCGACCGTGCTCATGTCGGTACCGCGCGTCTATGAAATGATCTACGGAAAGCTGCGCGACGGGCTTGCGAAAAAGCCCGCGTACGTGCGCTACCTCTTCGACTGGGCGGTCGAGGCGGGGTGGCGTCGTTTCTGCCGTCAAAACGGTCTTCCCGTCGAACCCTCGGGGCGCGCCTGGCTCGACCCCTTCGTCGCGGGCTTTCTCGACCGCAAGATCGGCAAAACGCTGCGCGCCGTCTTCGGCGACCGCATTCACCTCTACATTTCGGGCGGCGCCGCCCTTTCGACCCCCGTCGCGAAGGTCTTCCTCGCGCTCGGTGTCGACATCTTCCAGGGTTACGGCATGACCGAAACGAGCCCCATCATCGCCGTCAACCGCGAGGGGTCGAACCACCCGAACACCGTCGGGCCGGCTCTTGAAAACCTCGAAGTCCGACTCGGCGACGGGGGTGAATTGCAGGTGCGCGGTCCCTCCGTCATGCAGGGGTACTGGAACCGCGAAGACGCCACGCGCGCGATTTTCACCGACGACGGCTGGCTCAAGACGGGCGACGTGGCCGAAATCTACAGCGACGGGCACATCCGCATCACGGGCCGCATCAAGGAAATCATCGTCACGTCGACGGGTGAAAAGGTGCCGCCCTCGGACCTCGAAGCCGCGATCGAAACCGACCGCCTCTTCGCGCAGACGATGGTGGTCGGGGACGACAAGCCCTACATCGCCGCGCTTGCGGTCGTCAACCCGGAAGCCTTCAAGGCTCTGTGCGACGAACTCGGGCTCGACCCCGACGACGACGCGTCGCTCGACGCGAAGCCCGTGCGTCAGGCCGCTCTCAAGCGCATCAAGCTCGCCACGTCGGGCTTCCCGAATTACGGCGTGCCGCGTCAGGTGAAGCTCTTGCGCGAGCCCTGGTCGATCGACAACGGTCTTCTCACCCCAACCCTCAAATTGAAGCGCAACATCATCCGTCAGCGCTACGTCGACGAAATCGACGCGCTGTACGATCTCGTCGCGAAGTAA
- a CDS encoding AMP-dependent synthetase/ligase produces MLRRTVRVHSEREAFRQFDYQENAWISTSWHDFYEGVMRWRRAFHAMGLKAGDRVAMLLTNSLDAVTFDQAALANALVPVPLHAIDTPGSSAYILRDSGSRFLVTTSRARWNAIRATGEALPDLREVVFTNELVDALDGTTLLSGVEAWLARGNRVADNELCAGPGADDLAGFVYTSGTTGRPKGVMLTHRNLVSNVKQISSVFTVTEKDLFLSFLPFSHTFERTVAHYVSVAHGSAMAFARSVANIENDLTDVKPTLMCSVPRVYERIYQKLQLDLSKRSEEKRRLFDWALEVGWRRFCRENDLPVVESERSGLDETVAKMLDEEVGAEVRALFGGRLRATFAGGASLNYTVAKFFCAMGVSVQQVYGLTETSPIVSFTSALKNHPNCVGLPVPGTEVRIGENDELQVRGPQVMKGYWGKPAETRAAFTEDGWFRTGDQADLTDGGRVRIKGRIKEIIVTSTGEKIAPVDLEFALQEDHLFAQVFVLGENRPFVSALVVVEPERWRALCDEMQLDPEDPATLTNRAMTRLVVKRVRAAAKDFPSYGIPRAVAILREPFTVEEGLLTPTMKLRRAAIAKRYAHEIDALYAGHKSA; encoded by the coding sequence ATGCTCCGCCGCACCGTGAGAGTCCATTCCGAGCGCGAAGCCTTCCGTCAGTTCGACTACCAGGAAAACGCCTGGATTTCGACCTCCTGGCACGACTTTTACGAAGGCGTCATGCGCTGGCGGCGCGCCTTTCACGCGATGGGTCTCAAGGCGGGCGACCGCGTGGCGATGCTGCTTACGAACTCGCTCGACGCCGTGACGTTCGATCAGGCGGCGCTCGCGAACGCTCTCGTTCCCGTGCCGCTTCATGCGATCGACACGCCGGGGAGTTCCGCCTACATCCTGCGCGACAGCGGGAGCCGCTTTCTCGTGACGACCTCGCGCGCCCGCTGGAACGCCATTCGCGCGACGGGTGAGGCACTCCCCGACCTTCGGGAAGTGGTCTTCACGAACGAGCTCGTCGACGCGCTCGACGGCACAACTCTGCTTTCGGGCGTCGAAGCGTGGCTTGCGCGCGGCAACCGCGTGGCGGACAACGAACTCTGTGCGGGTCCGGGCGCGGACGACCTCGCGGGCTTCGTTTATACGTCGGGGACGACGGGTCGCCCCAAGGGAGTCATGCTCACGCACCGCAACCTCGTCTCGAACGTGAAGCAGATTTCGAGCGTCTTCACCGTGACGGAAAAGGACCTCTTCCTGAGCTTCCTTCCCTTCTCGCACACGTTCGAGCGCACCGTCGCGCACTACGTCTCGGTCGCGCACGGCTCGGCCATGGCGTTCGCGCGATCGGTCGCGAACATCGAAAACGACCTTACCGACGTGAAGCCCACGCTCATGTGCTCGGTGCCGCGCGTCTACGAACGGATCTATCAGAAGCTGCAGCTCGACCTCTCGAAGCGCTCCGAAGAAAAACGACGCCTCTTCGACTGGGCGCTCGAAGTGGGCTGGCGGCGCTTCTGCCGCGAGAACGACCTGCCGGTTGTCGAGTCGGAGCGCTCGGGGCTCGACGAGACGGTCGCGAAGATGCTCGACGAGGAAGTGGGCGCCGAAGTGCGCGCGCTCTTCGGGGGGCGCCTTCGTGCGACCTTTGCGGGCGGCGCTTCGCTCAACTACACGGTCGCGAAATTCTTTTGCGCGATGGGCGTTTCCGTGCAGCAGGTCTACGGCCTCACCGAAACGAGCCCGATCGTCTCCTTCACGTCCGCGCTCAAGAACCATCCGAACTGCGTGGGGCTCCCCGTCCCCGGTACCGAAGTGCGCATCGGCGAAAACGACGAACTTCAAGTGCGCGGTCCCCAGGTCATGAAGGGCTACTGGGGCAAGCCCGCCGAAACGCGCGCGGCCTTCACCGAAGACGGCTGGTTCCGCACGGGCGACCAGGCCGACCTCACGGACGGCGGCCGCGTGCGCATCAAGGGGCGCATCAAGGAAATCATCGTCACGTCGACGGGCGAAAAGATCGCCCCCGTCGACCTCGAATTCGCCCTGCAGGAAGATCACCTCTTCGCGCAGGTCTTCGTTCTGGGCGAAAATCGCCCGTTCGTGAGCGCGCTCGTCGTTGTGGAACCCGAACGCTGGCGCGCACTCTGCGACGAAATGCAGCTCGACCCCGAGGATCCCGCCACGCTCACGAACCGCGCCATGACGCGCCTTGTGGTAAAACGCGTGCGTGCGGCCGCCAAGGACTTCCCCTCCTACGGGATTCCGCGCGCCGTGGCGATTCTGCGCGAGCCCTTCACGGTCGAGGAAGGTCTTTTGACTCCCACGATGAAGCTGCGCCGCGCCGCGATCGCGAAGCGCTACGCGCACGAAATCGACGCGCTCTACGCGGGGCACAAGTCGGCCTGA
- the guaB gene encoding IMP dehydrogenase: protein MRLIQKALTFDDVLLVPAYSDVLPRDTQLQTNLTRNLRLNIPMVSACMDTVTESRLAIALAQEGGVGFIHKNMSADQQAAEVSKVKRHEAGVVSEPITIGPDMLVGDVIAIAREHRISGLPVVAADNTVLGMVTNRDLRFETRMSIPVREVMTPRERLVTVHEGASLEEAKGLMHKHRLERVLVVTDDFKLAGLMTVKDITKATDHPFAAKDSQGKLLAGAAVSVGAGTEERVEKLVDAGVDVIVVDTAHGHSSGVLNRVKWVKEHYPNLQVIGGNIATAAAALALVDAGADGVKVGIGPGSICTTRVVAGVGVPQVTAISNVAEALQGTGVPCIADGGIRFSGDIAKAIAAGANVVMMGGMFAGTDEAPGEVILSQGRSYKSYRGMGSLGAMGKGSADRYFQDNNQGNLDKFVPEGIEGMVPYKGPIAAIIYQMIGGLRSSMGYCGCRTIDEMRTRAQFVEITAGGLRESHVHDVTITKEAPNYRREH, encoded by the coding sequence ATGCGACTCATCCAGAAGGCCCTCACCTTCGACGACGTTCTTCTCGTCCCCGCCTACTCCGACGTTCTTCCCCGCGACACGCAGCTTCAGACGAATCTGACGCGGAACCTCCGTCTCAACATTCCGATGGTCTCCGCCTGCATGGACACGGTGACGGAGTCGCGCCTCGCCATTGCGCTCGCTCAGGAAGGCGGCGTGGGCTTCATCCACAAGAACATGTCCGCCGATCAGCAGGCGGCCGAAGTCTCCAAGGTGAAGCGCCATGAAGCCGGCGTCGTCTCCGAACCCATCACGATCGGTCCCGACATGCTCGTGGGCGACGTGATCGCCATCGCCCGCGAACACCGCATCTCCGGTCTTCCGGTCGTCGCCGCCGACAACACCGTGCTCGGCATGGTCACGAACCGCGACCTGCGCTTCGAAACCCGCATGTCGATCCCCGTGCGTGAAGTCATGACCCCGCGCGAACGTCTCGTGACGGTTCACGAAGGCGCCTCGCTCGAAGAAGCCAAGGGTCTCATGCACAAGCACCGTCTCGAACGCGTGCTCGTCGTCACGGACGACTTCAAGCTTGCGGGCCTCATGACGGTGAAGGACATCACCAAGGCCACCGACCACCCCTTCGCCGCCAAGGACAGCCAGGGCAAGCTCCTTGCGGGCGCCGCCGTGTCCGTCGGTGCGGGCACCGAAGAACGCGTTGAAAAGCTCGTCGACGCGGGCGTCGACGTCATCGTCGTCGACACGGCCCACGGCCACTCCTCGGGTGTTCTCAACCGCGTGAAGTGGGTTAAGGAACACTATCCCAACCTCCAGGTGATCGGCGGCAACATCGCCACGGCCGCGGCCGCTCTCGCGCTCGTCGATGCGGGCGCCGACGGCGTCAAGGTTGGTATCGGCCCGGGCTCCATCTGCACGACGCGCGTCGTCGCCGGCGTGGGCGTTCCCCAGGTCACCGCGATCAGCAACGTCGCCGAAGCCCTCCAGGGCACGGGCGTTCCCTGCATCGCCGACGGCGGCATCCGCTTCTCGGGCGACATCGCCAAGGCGATCGCCGCGGGCGCCAACGTCGTCATGATGGGCGGCATGTTCGCCGGCACGGACGAAGCTCCGGGCGAAGTGATCCTCTCGCAGGGCCGCTCCTACAAGTCCTACCGCGGCATGGGCTCGCTCGGTGCCATGGGCAAGGGTTCCGCCGACCGCTACTTCCAGGACAACAACCAGGGCAACCTCGACAAGTTCGTTCCCGAAGGCATCGAAGGCATGGTTCCCTACAAGGGCCCGATCGCCGCGATCATCTATCAGATGATCGGCGGTCTGCGCTCCTCGATGGGCTACTGCGGCTGCCGCACGATCGACGAAATGCGCACCCGCGCCCAGTTCGTCGAAATCACCGCGGGCGGTCTGCGCGAATCGCACGTCCACGACGTGACGATCACGAAGGAAGCTCCGAACTACCGTCGCGAACACTAA